In Triticum urartu cultivar G1812 chromosome 6, Tu2.1, whole genome shotgun sequence, the following proteins share a genomic window:
- the LOC125515728 gene encoding tyrosine-sulfated glycopeptide receptor 1-like: MNQPACQCQSSHATKFRIKTTDTFHGAQQCASGERKTTANVNIRQSSRDKVIRVSKSRGWKREEMITQQVNHPPRPLRNKIALLLVLHSNGLVHTLIETPMITLVCNGLAEMIACVPSRQPNILQIFTNCFFFKRCLFLLTKIQKDVRASKDKCYSCTEQEKSSLLQFLAGLSQDGGLSATWRNGTDCCKWEGITCRQDGTVTAVLLRWKGLQGYISQSLGVLTGLQYLNLSHNSLSGGLPPELMSSSSITILDVSFNQLNGTLQELPSSTPARPLQVLNISSNSFTGQFPSTTWKAMVNLIALNASKNSFTGQIPTHLCNSSPSFAVLELSFNKFTGSIPPSLGNCSKLRELGAGYNNLSGAIDGTHITNLGDLVTLDLGWNSFSGKIPASIGQLKKLEELHLAYNNMSGELPSALSNCTNLITIDLKSNHFSGKLTKVNFSNLPNLRILDLWLNNFTGEVPESIYSCSNLIALRLSSNNLHGQLSSRIGNLKYLSFLSLGKNNFTNITNALQILKSSKNLTTLLMGHNFMGEILSQDETIDGFGNLQFLDIQGCNFSGRIPVWISRATNLQMLVLCDNRLTGPIPGWITSLSNLFYMDVSSNNLTGEIPSTLMEMPMLKSTDNATHLDSTVFELPVYNGPALQYRVFTSFPAVLNLSNNSFTGVIPAQIGQLKVLAVLDFSFNKLSGQIPQSVCDLTNLQVLDLSSNNLTGTIPAALNRLHYLSAFNISNNDLEGPIPSGGQFDTFQNSSFNENPKLCGSMLTHKCDSASIPPLSTKTRHKKGLFVIAFGVFFGGIAVLLLLGRFIVLIRINGITTRDRRENNGDVEATSFYSSSEQTLVVMRMPQGKTEENKLKFADILKATNNFDKENIIGCGGYGLVYKVELPDGSKLAIKKLNGDMCLMEREFSAEVDALSMAQHDNLVPLWGYCIQGNSRFLVYSYMENGSLDDWLHNRYDDASSFLDWPTRLKIAKGASLGLSYIHDVCKPQIVHRDIKSSNILLDKEFKAYVADFGLARLILPDRTHVTTELVGTMGYIPPEYGQAWVATLRGDMYSFGVVLLELLTGRRPVTVLSTSKELVPWVLQMRSEGKQTEVLDPTLRGRGYEEQMLKVLETACKCVDNNQFRRPAISDVVSSLASVEADP; this comes from the exons ATGAACCAGCCGGCCTGCCAGTGCCAGAGCTCACACGCTACCAAGTTCCGAATTAAGACGACAGACACATTCCATGGTGCACAACAGTGCGCCAGTGGAGAACGGAAAACAACAGCAAACGTAAACATCAGACAAAGCTCACGTGATAAGGTGATAAGGGTAAGTAAATCAAGAGGATGGAAGAGAGAAGAGATGATCACCCAGCAGGTCAACCATCCACCCCGTCCATTAAGGAACAAAATTGCACTTCTTCTTGTCCTCCACTCAAATGGTCTTGTCCACACTCTGATTGAGACGCCGATGATCACTCTCGTTTGCAATGGCCTTGCTGAAATGATCGCCTGTGTACCATCTCGCCAGCCGAATATTCTGCAAATCTTCACCAACTGTTTCTTTTTCAAAAGATGCCTTTTCCTGTTAACCAAAATCCAAAAGGATGTCAGGGCAAGTAAAGATAAGTGCTA TTCGTGCACGGAGCAGGAGAAGAGCTCCCTTCTACAGTTCCTTGCCGGGCTCTCACAAGACGGTGGCCTCTCTGCGACATGGCGGAATGGCACGGATTGCTGCAAGTGGGAAGGGATCACCTGCAGGCAAGATGGGACGGTCACCGCTGTCTTGCTGCGTTGGAAGGGCCTCCAGGGGTACATCTCACAGTCCCTTGGGGTCCTCACCGGGCTGCAGTACCTTAATCTCTCCCACAACTCGCTGTCCGGTGGACTGCCACCGGAGTTGATGTCGTCCAGCAGCATTACTATCCTTGACGTCAGCTTTAACCAGCTAAATGGAACGCTCCAGGAGCTGCCATCTTCAACGCCTGCCCGGCCTCTACAGGTACTGAACATCTCCAGCAACTCATTTACAGGACAGTTTCCATCCACCACATGGAAAGCAATGGTGAATTTGATCGCACTCAATGCAAGTAAGAACAGCTTTACTGGGCAGATACCAACTCATTTATGTAATAGCTCGCCGTCCTTCGCTGTACTTGAACTGTCTTTCAACAAATTCACTGGCAGCATCCCCCCAAGTCTTGGTAATTGCTCCAAGCTGAGAGAGCTCGGGGCTGGATACAACAACCTCAGTGGAGCTATTGACGGTACACACATAACCAACCTCGGAGATCTTGTAACCCTTGATCTTGGATGGAACAGCTTCAGTGGCAAGATTCCAGCTTCTATAGGACAGCTCAAGAAATTGGAGGAGCTCCATTTGGCCTACAACAACATGTCAGGGGAGCTGCCATCTGCTCTGAGCAACTGCACAAATCTCATAACAATTGACCTCAAGAGCAATCACTTCAGTGGAAAACTTACCAAGGTCAATTTCTCCAACCTGCCCAATCTAAGAATTTTAGACCTCTGGTTAAACAACTTCACCGGTGAAGTTCCAGAAAGCATATACTCGTGCAGTAATCTGATTGCACTGCGGCTATCTAGCAACAACTTACATGGGCAGCTCTCATCGAGAATAGGTAATCTGAAGTACCTCTCCTTCTTGTCACTCGGTAAAAACAATTTCACAAACATTACAAATGCACTTCAGATCCTTAAGAGCAGCAAGAACCTGACAACACTGCTTATGGGGCACAACTTTATGGGAGAGATCCTCTCACAGGATGAAACAATTGATGGTTTTGGAAATCTTCAGTTTCTCGATATACAAGGTTGCAATTTTTCTGGGAGAATACCTGTATGGATATCAAGGGCTACAAACTTGCAGATGTTAGTTTTATGTGACAATCGACTCACTGGACCAATACCAGGCTGGATCACCTCTCTAAGCAATCTCTTCTATATGGATGTGTCAAGCAACAATCTTACAGGAGAAATCCCATCAACCTTGATGGAGATGCCAATGCTAAAATCAACTGACAACGCAACTCATTTGGACTCAACAGTCTTTGAGCTGCCTGTTTATAATGGTCCAGCACTTCAATACCGTGTGTTTACATCTTTCCCAGCAGTGTTGAATCTAAGCAATAACAGTTTCACAGGTGTAATTCCTGCACAGATTGGTCAGCTGAAGGTGCTTGCTGTACTTGACTTCAGCTTCAACAAGTTATCTGGACAGATCCCACAATCGGTCTGCGACCTCACAAACTTGCAGGTGCTAGACTTGTCCAGCAACAATCTCACAGGTACTATCCCAGCTGCGCTGAACAGACTGCACTACCTTTCAGCATTCAATATTTCAAACAATGATCTAGAAGGGCCTATTCCATCTGGAGGCCAGTTTGATACATTTCAGAATTCTAGTTTCAATGAGAATCCAAAGCTGTGCGGCTCTATGCTCACTCATAAATGTGATTCAGCTTCGATACCTCCATTATCCACAAAAACACGACATAAGAAGGGTCTTTTTGTAATTGCCTTTGGTGTGTTCTTTGGAGGCATCGCTGTTCTTTTGTTGCTGGGGCGTTTCATTGTACTAATCAGGATAAATGGCATTACAACAAGAGATAGAAGAGAGAATAATGGAGATGTTGAAGCAACTTCATTCTACTCCAGTTCAGAGCAAACATTAGTGGTGATGCGGATGCCACAAGGGAAGACAGAAGAAAACAAGCTTAAATTCGCTGACATCTTGAAAGCTACAAACAACTTTGACAAGGAGAACATCATTGGATGTGGAGGGTATGGATTAGTCTACAAGGTAGAGCTACCTGATGGCTCCAAGCTTGCAATTAAGAAGCTCAACGGTGATATGTGTCTGATGGAAAGGGAGTTCAGTGCAGAGGTTGATGCACTCTCCATGGCACAACATGATAATCTTGTACCACTGTGGGGTTATTGCATCCAGGGAAACTCGAGGTTCCTTGTATATTCCTACATGGAGAATGGTAGCCTGGATGATTGGCTTCATAACAGGTACGATGATGCTAGCTCATTTCTTGACTGGCCGACTCGGCTAAAGATCGCAAAAGGAGCAAGCCTGGGCCTTTCTTATATCCATGACGTCTGCAAGCCTCAGATTGTCCACCGTGACATCAAATCCAGTAACATCCTGCTGGACAAAGAATTTAAAGCTTATGTTGCAGATTTTGGGCTAGCCAGATTGATCCTTCCCGACAGAACTCATGTTACAACTGAGTTGGTCGGCACTATGGGTTATATCCCTCCCGAGTATGGGCAAGCATGGGTTGCTACTTTGAGAGGTGATATGTACAGTTTTGGAGTAGTCTTGCTTGAGCTGCTCACCGGAAGGAGACCTGTTACAGTCCTGTCTACATCAAAAGAACTTGTCCCATGGGTTCTACAGATGAGGTCCGAGGGTAAGCAGACTGAAGTCCTGGATCCAACACTTCGAGGAAGAGGATATGAAGAGCAAATGCTGAAAGTGCTTGAAACCGCTTGCAAGTGTGTTGATAACAATCAATTCAGAAGGCCAGCTATCTCAGATGTAGTCTCCTCCCTTGCCAGTGTAGAAGCTGATCCATAG